The following coding sequences are from one Lolium rigidum isolate FL_2022 chromosome 6, APGP_CSIRO_Lrig_0.1, whole genome shotgun sequence window:
- the LOC124661718 gene encoding DEAD-box ATP-dependent RNA helicase 39-like produces MREAGISKPTEIQCLAVPAILDGTSVVLGSHTGSGKTLAYLLPLVQLLRHDEATLGMSMKPRRPRAVVLCPTRELTEQVFRVAKSISHHARFRSTMVSGGTRLKPQEDSLNMPVDMVVGTPGRILDHIKEGNIVYGDIKYLILDEADTMFDQGFGEDLRKFLAPLKNRASKPGDQGFQTVLVSATMTKGVQKLIDEEFEGIVHLRTSTFQKRIATARHDFMKLSGSENKLEALMQVLVPSLAKGNKVMVFCNTMNSSRAVDHFLTENQISTVNYHGEVPAEERVENLKKFRNEEGDCPTLVCTDLAARGLDLEVDHVIMFDFPKNSIDYLHRTGRTARMGAKGKVTSLVAKKDVPLAARIEDAMKKNESLESITSSNVRRDSANPQTPSTKGRTPRLARNSESPRVANLKSKRGVTLSRRAPKVAIKDTTSTRKRSSTNSQPSSSRKHSPAKNPPKPRPAEARKAKPVRAVSKGGVKVGKSSRGKPEGRKEDALNKVGSKLSVVGFRGRSTGKSAQAH; encoded by the exons TTACTGCGTCATGATGAAGCAACATTGGGTATGTCAATGAAACCAAGGCGACCGAGAGCAGTGGTCTTGTGTCCAACAAGGGAGTTGACTGAGCAG GTCTTTCGTGTTGCAAAATCCATAAGTCATCATGCACGTTTTCGTTCAACGATGGTTAGTGGAGGCACTCGTCTAAAACCACAGGAAGATTCTTTGAACATGCCTGTTGACATGGTCGTGGGAACACCTGGGAGGATCCTTGATCATATAAAGGAGGGTAATATCGTTTACGGTGACATTAAGTATCTG ATTCTAGATGAGGCAGATACAATGTTTGATCAAGGCTTTGGAGAAGACTTACGGAAGTTTCTTGCTCCTTTGAAGAATCGTGCTTCAAAGCCTGGCGATCAAGGTTTCCAAACCGTATTAGTGTCCGCTACCATGACTAAG GGAGTGCAAAAGCTGATTGATGAGGAATTCGAAGGCATTGTTCATTTGCGGACATCAACCTTTCAAAAGAGAATTGCAACTGCACGACATGACTTCATGAAACTTTCTGGTTCAGAGAACAAACTTGAGGCTCTCATGCAG GTTCTTGTGCCAAGCTTAGCAAAGGGAAACAAAGTTATGGTTTTCTGCAACACTATGAATTCAAGTCGTGCAGTGGACCATTTTCTAACTGAGAATCAGATATCTACTGTGAATTACCATGGAGAGGTTCCTGCTGAGGAGAG AGTTGAGAACCTGAAGAAGTTCCGGAATGAAGAGGGGGATTGCCCAACATTGGTCTGCACTGATCTGGCAGCTAGAGGCCTAGACTTGGAGGTGGACCATGTCATCATGTTCGACTTCCCCAAAAACTCT ATTGATTATCTCCATAGAACGGGAAGAACGGCACGAATGGGAGCCAAAG GGAAAGTTACAAGCCTTGTAGCTAAGAAAGATGTGCCTTTAGCGGCAAGGATCGAAGACGCCATGAAGAAAAACGAGAGCCTAGAATCAATCACAAGTAGCAACGTAAGGAGAGATTCTGCCAACCCTCAAACTCCAAGCACCAAAGGAAGGACCCCAAGGTTGGCAAGGAATTCAGAGTCTCCAAGGGTTGCTAATCTGAAGAGTAAAAGGGGAGTGACACTGTCGAGAAGGGCACCAAAGGTTGCCATCAAGGACACAACTTCTACCAGAAAGCGCTCGTCAACCAACAGCCAGCCTTCTTCGTCCAGAAAGCACTCGCCGGCTAAGAACCCGCCGAAGCCCAGACCGGCAGAGGCCAGGAAGGCTAAGCCGGTGAGAGCTGTTAGCAAGGGCGGCGTGAAGGTCGGGAAGAGCAGCAGAGGGAAGCCCGAGGGCCGGAAAGAGGATGCTCTGAATAAGGTGGGAAGTAAGCTGAGCGTCGTTGGATTCAGAGGGCGCAGCACAGGGAAGTCGGCACAGGCTCACTGA